TGGACCGGAGGGATTTCGAGGTGTACCGTCCCGCCAAGATCGGCCGCTTCTCGCTGGTTCCCTGATCACCCGCACGACGGAGGCATCATGAAGATCAAGGCCAACGGCATCGAGATCAACTACGAGAAGGAAGGCAGCGGGCCCGTGGTGGCGCTGAGCCACTCTCTCGGCTGCAACCTGCACATGTGGGACGAGCAGGCCAAGGCGCTCGCCTCTCGCTACACCGTGCTGCGCTTCGACACACGCGGCCACGGCCAGACGAGCGCGCCCGACGGCGCCTACTCGCTCGACCAGATGGCCGACGACCTGAAGGGCCTCCTCGACGGCCTCGGCGTCAAGGAGACGCACTTCGTGGGGCTCTCCATGGGCGGCATGATCGGGCAGACCTTCGCGCTGAAGCACCCGGCGATGATCAAGAGCCTCGTGCTCTGCGATACGTCGAGTCGCTATCCGGCCGCCGCTGCGCCCATCTGGGAGGACCGGATCAAGACCGTCGGCGCCAAGGGCATGGAGCCGCTCGTGGCGGGCACGCTCGAGCGCTGGTTCACGGCGCCCTTCCGCGCGCGCCGCCGCGACGTGATGGAGCGGATCGGCGACATGATTCGCAGCACGCCGCCGGCGGGCTACATCGGCTGCTGTCACGCCATCCCCAAGATCAACCTGACCGACCGGCTGAAGGAGCTTCAGTGCCCGGCGCTGGTCATCGTCGGCGAAGAGGACCCGGGCACACCGGTCGAGATGGCGCGGGATATCCACG
The genomic region above belongs to Candidatus Methylomirabilota bacterium and contains:
- the pcaD gene encoding 3-oxoadipate enol-lactonase, coding for MKIKANGIEINYEKEGSGPVVALSHSLGCNLHMWDEQAKALASRYTVLRFDTRGHGQTSAPDGAYSLDQMADDLKGLLDGLGVKETHFVGLSMGGMIGQTFALKHPAMIKSLVLCDTSSRYPAAAAPIWEDRIKTVGAKGMEPLVAGTLERWFTAPFRARRRDVMERIGDMIRSTPPAGYIGCCHAIPKINLTDRLKELQCPALVIVGEEDPGTPVEMARDIHAALPGAQLAILRSASHLSNVEQPEEFTRVLVGFLDKASGRSAL